In Deltaproteobacteria bacterium, one DNA window encodes the following:
- a CDS encoding GNAT family N-acetyltransferase has translation MFENKEPKIRYSNERFVKPNDLQNLLLDELFENFEQPELFSSRFILEPITESHKVELYQFFNDLELYHFVPLDPPTLEQLEKRCSRWITRRSPDGEELWLNWAARDNQNREIVAHIQGGLTRDRIASIGYIVGQKFQKKGVATECLEAVFLYLDKVLQVKEIRAWSDTRNKASHKVAKKLGMVQVELIKSADFFKGITSDEYVFSKVFRK, from the coding sequence ATGTTTGAAAATAAAGAACCAAAAATCAGATACAGTAATGAAAGGTTTGTAAAGCCAAATGATTTGCAAAATCTTTTACTAGATGAATTATTTGAAAACTTTGAACAGCCTGAGCTTTTTTCTTCTCGATTTATTCTAGAACCCATTACGGAGTCTCATAAAGTAGAATTATATCAATTTTTTAATGATTTAGAACTTTATCACTTTGTCCCCTTGGATCCTCCTACTTTAGAACAACTAGAAAAACGTTGTTCTCGGTGGATTACTCGTCGATCTCCTGATGGTGAGGAATTATGGCTAAATTGGGCGGCTCGAGATAATCAGAATAGAGAGATTGTCGCTCATATTCAAGGAGGGCTGACGAGGGATAGGATTGCCTCCATTGGATATATTGTTGGACAAAAATTTCAGAAAAAGGGAGTGGCTACGGAATGCCTCGAGGCCGTCTTTTTATATTTGGATAAAGTTCTTCAGGTTAAGGAAATTAGAGCATGGTCAGACACTCGCAATAAAGCGTCACACAAGGTTGCAAAAAAGCTAGGCATGGTCCAGGTGGAACTGATTAAAAGTGCGGATTTTTTTAAGGGTATCACAAGTGATGAATATGTTTTTTCAAAAGTATTCAGGAAGTAA
- a CDS encoding ATP-binding protein, whose product MKLFWENQNWEKEDRHFLGLKNMPFERVFPAIDLRTGLYSIRGPRQIGKSSWLKKLLKQACNFSSPSECFFLSCENLTDFKDLAETLTLFKNRRYIFLDEITFVKDWARPIKHLIDSGYNGTIIVTGSNTYDLRKGVDRMPGREGFGEDLFLLPMNFQEYLKARKDANWKTLAKTEALEKYFRIGGFPLAIAEAGEESTKTSKTEKLIEKWILGDIAKIGKNENYTKEIISQVVQTMTSTMSSHKLAQRTQVGSHHTIADYLQVLEDMFIIKTLNSIDPDTGAFRFKKEKKFYLTDPIYTKLGLRWLGLDTNDIESPQLAEQVAHEHLSRKYDRFGLLTSAKNGEVDFFAYKKWAVEIKWSDIPSNLSNAYKNLVVPKKIIWAKENFLNNFD is encoded by the coding sequence ATGAAATTATTTTGGGAAAATCAAAATTGGGAGAAAGAAGATAGGCACTTTTTGGGGCTAAAAAATATGCCTTTTGAAAGGGTTTTTCCTGCTATTGATTTACGTACAGGTTTATACTCTATCAGGGGGCCAAGGCAAATTGGGAAAAGTTCTTGGCTTAAGAAACTTCTTAAACAAGCCTGCAATTTTTCTTCGCCTAGTGAATGCTTTTTCTTAAGTTGTGAGAATTTAACTGACTTCAAAGATTTAGCGGAAACGTTAACGCTTTTTAAGAATCGTCGTTACATTTTTTTAGATGAAATTACTTTTGTAAAAGATTGGGCTCGCCCAATAAAGCATTTGATAGACTCTGGCTATAATGGAACCATCATTGTTACAGGATCTAATACTTATGATCTGCGAAAGGGTGTTGACCGGATGCCTGGTAGAGAGGGCTTTGGTGAAGATCTTTTCTTGCTGCCTATGAATTTTCAAGAGTATTTAAAAGCACGAAAAGATGCGAACTGGAAAACCTTAGCAAAGACCGAAGCCCTAGAGAAATATTTTCGCATCGGTGGTTTTCCGCTTGCCATTGCGGAGGCCGGTGAAGAATCCACTAAAACTAGTAAGACAGAAAAGCTTATTGAAAAATGGATTCTTGGCGATATTGCTAAAATCGGAAAAAATGAAAATTACACCAAGGAAATTATTTCCCAAGTTGTGCAAACGATGACTTCAACTATGAGTTCCCATAAACTAGCTCAACGAACGCAAGTTGGCTCTCATCATACCATTGCAGACTACCTTCAAGTGCTTGAGGATATGTTTATAATTAAAACTTTGAATAGCATCGATCCAGATACTGGCGCTTTTAGGTTTAAAAAAGAAAAGAAATTTTATCTAACAGATCCCATTTACACAAAACTTGGCCTAAGATGGCTGGGGCTAGATACCAATGATATCGAAAGCCCACAGCTCGCAGAGCAAGTAGCACATGAACACCTGAGTCGAAAATATGATAGGTTTGGATTATTAACTTCGGCTAAAAACGGGGAAGTAGATTTTTTTGCCTATAAAAAATGGGCGGTTGAAATTAAATGGTCAGATATTCCCTCAAACCTATCAAATGCATATAAAAATTTAGTCGTGCCTAAGAAAATCATATGGGCTAAAGAAAACTTCTTAAATAATTTTGATTAG
- a CDS encoding rhodanese-like domain-containing protein: protein MTHDYGILTKIKLIDVRRPEEYNGEYGHIKGSKLMPLGFELENYLKQEDKSTEMVFICRSGGRSGSATGYAQNLGFKSVVNLAGGMIRWTELGFPAEDRQS from the coding sequence TTGACTCATGATTATGGAATTTTAACAAAAATAAAATTAATCGATGTTCGACGGCCAGAGGAATACAATGGTGAATACGGTCATATCAAGGGATCTAAATTAATGCCTTTGGGTTTTGAGCTCGAGAATTATTTAAAGCAGGAAGATAAAAGTACTGAAATGGTATTTATCTGCCGAAGCGGTGGCCGTTCGGGTAGTGCTACGGGATATGCGCAAAACTTGGGATTTAAAAGCGTCGTTAATCTCGCAGGTGGAATGATCCGTTGGACCGAGTTGGGATTCCCTGCAGAAGATAGACAAAGCTAG
- a CDS encoding phospho-N-acetylmuramoyl-pentapeptide-transferase, with product MLYQWLYSFANEISAFNIFRYITVRTFIAFFTAFFLCLIWGPVFIRRLIKSHYGQAIRDDGPQTHKKKTGTPTMGGGLILLSTLIPCLLWVDIHSPYVWSVLIITWGFGVIGYIDDYLKVSKKNTKGLSGKLRLFCEFLISGVTLFVMVQYFHLSTLVTIPFLKMFHFDLGYFYILFSSLVIVGTANAVNLTDGLDGLAIVPVIISACTLGLFAYFAGHAGIAGYLQIPHVLGASELTPVAATIVASGLGFLWFNAYPAQVFMGDVGSLSLGGFLGTMAVLTKNEILMMLLGGVFVVEALSVISQVISFKLTGKRIFKMAPIHHHFELGGMTENKIIVRFWIVSLLLAILSLATLKLR from the coding sequence ATGTTATACCAATGGCTTTACTCATTTGCTAATGAAATTTCCGCTTTTAATATTTTTCGTTATATCACTGTTCGAACCTTTATCGCTTTTTTTACCGCTTTTTTTCTTTGTCTTATCTGGGGTCCTGTTTTTATTCGTAGACTTATTAAAAGTCATTATGGACAAGCCATCAGAGACGATGGGCCACAAACTCACAAGAAGAAAACGGGCACTCCAACTATGGGTGGTGGATTAATATTATTGTCTACATTGATTCCTTGTTTGTTATGGGTGGACATCCATAGCCCTTATGTTTGGTCAGTTTTAATCATAACCTGGGGCTTTGGAGTCATAGGCTATATTGATGATTATTTAAAAGTAAGCAAGAAAAACACCAAAGGACTTTCTGGAAAGCTAAGATTGTTTTGCGAGTTTTTAATTTCTGGTGTGACCTTATTTGTGATGGTGCAGTACTTTCATTTATCAACCTTGGTCACCATTCCCTTTTTAAAAATGTTCCATTTTGATTTAGGATACTTTTATATTTTATTTTCTTCTCTCGTAATCGTTGGGACTGCAAATGCAGTTAATCTGACTGATGGATTAGATGGTTTAGCGATTGTTCCGGTAATTATCAGTGCTTGCACTTTGGGGCTGTTTGCTTATTTTGCGGGTCATGCTGGGATTGCTGGTTATTTACAAATTCCCCATGTTTTAGGAGCGAGTGAATTAACCCCTGTCGCCGCCACGATTGTGGCATCAGGATTGGGTTTCCTTTGGTTTAACGCTTACCCAGCACAAGTTTTTATGGGGGATGTAGGAAGCCTCAGCCTTGGTGGCTTTTTAGGAACCATGGCGGTCTTAACAAAAAATGAGATTTTGATGATGCTTTTAGGGGGCGTATTCGTTGTCGAGGCATTGAGTGTGATTTCGCAAGTGATTTCCTTTAAGCTCACGGGAAAAAGAATTTTTAAAATGGCCCCTATTCACCATCATTTTGAATTGGGTGGAATGACTGAAAATAAAATTATTGTGCGTTTTTGGATCGTGTCCCTCCTTTTGGCAATCCTGAGTCTTGCAACTTTAAAATTAAGATAA
- the murG gene encoding undecaprenyldiphospho-muramoylpentapeptide beta-N-acetylglucosaminyltransferase — MIAGGGTGGHIYPAITIAKAIQRLNHSWEIEFVGTPEGLESQIIPKEGFLINLISVGKLNYKGSLFKKLVTLFRLPWGFIKCLALVIEKKPVLVLGVGGYASGPFVLASSLMGVPTALWEPNAHPGLTNRILARFVRKCFIVFDEAKLYLKARRFITVGVPIREEIEKLYQEISAPHEKFRILVFGGSQGARAINTAVKEMILNFPWEGVEFIHQTGVHDFNDINVSYQNKDFAKAYEYLYQMDQNYLWADLVICRAGAGTVAEIAAAKKPAIFIPLPSAADDHQKKNAEALVNQNAGMMIEQKDLKPELLYKKIQELKNNEELRLKISQNVKLFYQPQTAAKMAEQIVNMQYDNHEE; from the coding sequence ATGATTGCTGGTGGCGGAACGGGTGGCCATATTTATCCCGCCATCACTATCGCAAAAGCCATTCAGCGATTGAACCATTCCTGGGAAATTGAATTTGTAGGAACGCCGGAAGGTCTTGAATCTCAAATAATCCCGAAGGAAGGGTTCTTAATAAACCTTATTTCCGTTGGAAAATTAAACTACAAGGGCTCCCTGTTTAAAAAATTGGTTACCTTGTTTCGATTGCCCTGGGGATTTATCAAATGTTTAGCTTTGGTCATTGAAAAAAAACCAGTATTGGTTTTAGGAGTAGGAGGTTATGCCTCTGGGCCTTTTGTTTTAGCAAGTTCCTTGATGGGTGTTCCGACGGCTCTTTGGGAACCAAATGCTCATCCAGGTTTGACGAATCGTATTTTAGCCCGATTTGTAAGGAAATGTTTTATTGTATTCGATGAGGCCAAGCTTTATTTAAAAGCAAGGCGTTTTATAACTGTAGGTGTTCCTATTCGAGAGGAAATCGAAAAACTTTATCAAGAGATAAGCGCACCTCACGAGAAATTTAGAATCTTAGTGTTTGGCGGATCTCAAGGGGCGCGAGCGATAAACACGGCGGTGAAAGAAATGATTTTGAATTTTCCCTGGGAAGGGGTTGAGTTTATTCATCAAACGGGTGTTCATGATTTTAATGATATAAATGTAAGTTATCAAAATAAAGATTTTGCAAAGGCCTATGAGTATTTATATCAAATGGATCAAAATTACTTGTGGGCTGATTTGGTTATTTGCAGGGCTGGAGCCGGGACGGTTGCTGAGATCGCCGCAGCAAAGAAGCCAGCGATTTTTATACCACTCCCATCTGCAGCTGATGATCATCAAAAAAAGAATGCCGAAGCTTTGGTAAATCAAAATGCGGGAATGATGATAGAGCAAAAAGATTTAAAACCTGAATTATTATATAAAAAAATACAAGAATTAAAAAACAATGAGGAATTAAGGCTTAAAATAAGTCAAAATGTAAAATTGTTTTATCAGCCGCAAACGGCGGCAAAAATGGCAGAACAAATAGTTAACATGCAATACGATAATCACGAAGAGTAA
- a CDS encoding YeeE/YedE family protein: MYSSGFILSITNAIIGGVLIGVASALMLILNGRVAGIAGIYNGILGLTKKDTAWRVAFVAGLVFAGVLFFQIAPELFVNESKRSTPVIIISGLLVGFGTILGSGCTSGHGICGISRGSVRSFLATLTFMMAGFFAASLMGYYGL; encoded by the coding sequence ATGTATTCGTCGGGATTCATATTATCGATAACCAATGCTATTATTGGTGGGGTTTTAATCGGAGTGGCATCTGCACTGATGTTAATATTGAATGGCAGGGTTGCTGGAATCGCAGGAATTTACAATGGCATCTTAGGATTAACTAAAAAGGACACAGCATGGAGGGTCGCATTTGTAGCCGGGTTAGTCTTTGCGGGAGTCCTTTTTTTTCAAATAGCTCCCGAATTGTTTGTGAATGAATCCAAACGTTCAACACCCGTGATTATTATTTCTGGATTGCTCGTTGGATTTGGAACCATCTTGGGAAGTGGCTGCACGAGTGGTCATGGAATTTGTGGAATTTCCAGAGGATCTGTAAGGTCCTTTTTAGCCACATTGACTTTTATGATGGCAGGTTTTTTTGCAGCCTCGCTGATGGGTTATTATGGATTATAA
- the murD gene encoding UDP-N-acetylmuramoyl-L-alanine--D-glutamate ligase, with translation MFKEVSELKDKRILVVGLGKTGVSLCHFLSQHGAQVTVTDHKSKPELSTQLELLDGLPIKFELGSHSPKTFLQQDLVVLSPGVSPILKIFEYARNQGIKITGEFEFAQGFIKEPIVGITGTNGKTAVARMMESMLKESGISCWVGGSNEKPLTDYLRYNEKAQVVIIEVSSFMLEHAENFNPNNIVFTNLAENHLDRYRSMEEYINAKRRVFRNTNQMTTSILNADDNAVVELARDPAVQRGKIFYFSRKQALEPQIMNIGGAVNIGDEIRVRTGPEVEYYSLKNVKIRGKHNIENLMAAILTAREYGAKKEAIQKVIETFSGLPHRIEYVRKVRGAIFYNDSKATNVHAVLRSLDTFDENVILIMGGKDTNLNYEPLRNMIKRKVKTLILVGEAKERINRELGDFAETFLIGTFEEAVLISFHKTRIGDIVLLSPGCSSHDMFDSYAERGDYFKEIIRKFQ, from the coding sequence ATGTTCAAAGAAGTCTCTGAGTTAAAGGATAAACGAATACTAGTTGTAGGTTTAGGAAAGACAGGCGTTTCGCTCTGTCATTTTCTGAGTCAGCACGGGGCTCAGGTGACGGTGACGGATCATAAGTCAAAACCTGAGTTATCAACACAATTGGAACTTTTAGATGGTTTGCCAATTAAATTTGAATTAGGTTCACATTCTCCAAAAACCTTTCTACAGCAAGATCTTGTTGTTTTAAGTCCTGGAGTTTCTCCAATACTAAAGATTTTTGAATATGCCCGCAATCAGGGAATTAAAATTACGGGCGAGTTTGAATTTGCTCAAGGATTTATTAAAGAACCCATCGTAGGTATTACGGGAACTAATGGTAAAACAGCGGTTGCAAGAATGATGGAATCCATGCTCAAAGAAAGTGGCATTTCTTGCTGGGTAGGTGGTTCGAATGAAAAACCCTTGACGGATTATTTGCGCTATAATGAAAAGGCCCAGGTAGTCATTATCGAAGTCTCAAGTTTTATGTTAGAACACGCTGAAAACTTTAATCCAAATAATATTGTATTTACAAATTTGGCCGAAAACCATTTAGATCGATATCGTTCTATGGAAGAATACATAAATGCAAAAAGAAGAGTGTTTAGAAACACAAATCAAATGACCACGTCTATTTTAAATGCCGATGATAATGCAGTGGTGGAACTTGCCAGAGATCCAGCAGTTCAAAGAGGAAAAATATTTTATTTTTCAAGAAAACAAGCTCTGGAGCCACAAATAATGAATATCGGCGGGGCTGTGAATATTGGCGATGAAATCCGTGTACGTACAGGCCCAGAGGTCGAGTATTATAGTCTTAAAAATGTTAAAATTAGAGGCAAACATAATATTGAAAATTTAATGGCGGCCATTCTTACAGCGAGAGAATATGGAGCTAAGAAAGAAGCGATTCAGAAAGTCATCGAGACCTTTAGTGGATTACCTCATCGCATTGAGTACGTTAGAAAAGTTCGTGGAGCCATTTTTTACAATGATTCCAAAGCAACAAATGTTCACGCTGTTCTAAGGTCTTTGGACACGTTTGATGAGAATGTCATATTGATCATGGGTGGTAAGGATACTAATTTAAATTACGAGCCTTTAAGAAACATGATCAAGCGAAAAGTAAAAACCTTGATATTAGTTGGTGAGGCCAAGGAGCGAATCAATAGAGAGTTGGGTGATTTTGCGGAAACATTTTTGATTGGCACCTTTGAAGAGGCAGTCTTGATTTCATTTCATAAAACAAGAATTGGTGATATTGTCCTGTTGTCTCCGGGGTGTTCTAGTCATGATATGTTTGATAGTTATGCCGAACGTGGTGACTATTTCAAAGAGATCATTCGAAAGTTTCAATAA
- a CDS encoding alginate lyase family protein produces the protein MNIARYNVSMKDYYLIALISIITSFISFRVLACKPSPPAIINLDVNNYYTDKKFSIIDQTRKEKHDAAVKPIEIYIQFISKQSDEYMQAPKSKKQAGSCALKWIFDWASSSALTGEMKTEQAFYERKWMLTGIALVYAKVREISTTDEKYKIENWLSKLVDLTIQHSELQKSPRNNHYYWEGLAAGAVGKITNQDKYINWASKVFAFGMNEIQTDGSLPKEMNRGQRALHYHLFSAAPLVFLSSILNSNSPKLKLLVDFTFQALTDPSGISKMSGVSQETEKDRDMAWLEIYLRRNPDIKIEKFLKPKRPLSYNKLGGNLTLVNPLECPAGYCK, from the coding sequence ATGAATATTGCTCGTTATAATGTAAGCATGAAAGATTATTATCTAATTGCCTTGATAAGTATAATTACTTCTTTTATTTCTTTTAGAGTTCTTGCCTGTAAACCTTCCCCTCCTGCAATCATTAATTTAGACGTTAATAATTACTATACTGATAAAAAATTCTCTATTATCGATCAGACCCGTAAAGAAAAACATGATGCAGCCGTTAAACCAATTGAAATTTACATACAGTTTATCTCTAAGCAGAGTGATGAATATATGCAGGCTCCTAAATCTAAAAAACAAGCGGGATCATGTGCTCTAAAATGGATTTTTGATTGGGCAAGTTCCTCGGCCTTAACTGGTGAAATGAAAACAGAGCAAGCGTTTTACGAACGCAAATGGATGCTTACTGGAATTGCTCTCGTTTATGCAAAAGTACGAGAAATATCAACGACAGATGAAAAGTACAAAATAGAAAACTGGCTTTCAAAATTAGTCGATCTTACGATTCAGCATTCGGAACTTCAAAAATCGCCGCGAAATAATCACTATTATTGGGAAGGATTGGCGGCTGGAGCTGTTGGTAAAATCACTAATCAAGACAAGTATATTAATTGGGCTTCGAAGGTATTTGCTTTTGGAATGAATGAAATTCAAACAGATGGCTCTCTCCCTAAGGAAATGAACCGTGGACAAAGGGCGCTTCATTATCATTTATTCTCGGCGGCACCTTTGGTTTTTTTATCTTCAATACTCAACAGCAATTCCCCAAAGTTGAAACTCTTGGTTGATTTTACTTTTCAAGCTCTTACAGATCCCTCCGGAATCTCCAAAATGTCTGGCGTTTCTCAAGAAACTGAAAAAGATCGTGATATGGCATGGCTTGAAATCTATTTACGACGTAATCCTGACATAAAGATCGAAAAGTTTCTAAAACCTAAGCGTCCATTGTCATATAATAAACTTGGTGGAAATTTAACTCTAGTAAATCCTCTTGAGTGTCCTGCCGGCTACTGTAAATAA
- a CDS encoding cell division protein FtsW produces the protein MTKPLSSNLFLALLALLGMGIVQVYTSSYIFAFETYGDGLFFFKKQLLFGFASLIVFFIAFSIPLAWIQKFSWLLWIVGFLGVGLTLIPGVGVKVGGAYRWLQLPFGLRFEPGELLKIAFIFYFSSLLYFRKTLFNKIPMIFLVAVLLIPLFLLLRQPDFGSFAIICLTAISLLFAFGLSWKYILGGFVAIIPLFYFLVMQVDYRRARVMTFLNPWADPEHKGFQVIQSMLSFHSGGLTGVGLGQGQGKLFFLPEAHTDFTLAVMGEELGFLGFFFILCIYGFILYRTLQIAILIRSDFFKSIVVGSALVFGINVFINCGVVLGLLPTKGLTLPFLSYGGSSLLVYMFLFGIVVNIEKNMERNLN, from the coding sequence ATGACAAAACCCCTATCTTCCAATTTATTTTTAGCGCTTTTAGCTTTGTTGGGGATGGGGATTGTTCAAGTGTACACCTCGAGTTACATTTTTGCTTTTGAAACTTATGGCGATGGGCTTTTCTTTTTTAAGAAACAATTACTTTTTGGGTTCGCCAGTCTTATCGTTTTTTTTATTGCTTTTTCAATTCCTCTAGCCTGGATACAAAAATTTAGTTGGTTGTTGTGGATTGTTGGTTTTTTAGGTGTTGGCCTGACTTTGATACCTGGGGTGGGAGTCAAAGTCGGTGGTGCCTACCGGTGGCTTCAATTGCCTTTTGGTTTGCGATTTGAACCTGGAGAATTATTAAAAATTGCTTTTATTTTTTACTTTTCATCCCTGCTTTATTTTCGAAAAACGCTTTTTAATAAAATACCCATGATCTTTCTAGTAGCCGTTTTATTAATTCCTCTTTTTTTACTATTAAGACAACCTGATTTTGGCAGCTTTGCTATTATTTGTCTTACGGCAATCAGTTTGCTTTTTGCCTTTGGACTTTCTTGGAAATATATTTTAGGTGGTTTCGTAGCGATTATTCCTTTATTTTATTTTTTAGTGATGCAAGTGGATTATCGTAGAGCGAGAGTGATGACCTTTTTAAATCCCTGGGCAGATCCAGAGCATAAAGGATTTCAAGTGATTCAATCAATGCTCAGTTTTCATTCCGGTGGTCTAACGGGAGTTGGGTTAGGACAGGGTCAAGGAAAATTGTTTTTCCTTCCCGAGGCGCATACAGATTTTACCCTCGCTGTGATGGGTGAAGAACTAGGTTTTTTAGGTTTTTTCTTTATTCTTTGTATTTATGGGTTCATTCTTTATCGGACTTTGCAGATTGCTATTTTAATTAGGTCTGATTTTTTTAAATCAATTGTTGTGGGGTCAGCGTTAGTATTTGGAATAAATGTCTTTATTAATTGTGGTGTTGTGTTAGGATTGCTGCCAACGAAAGGCTTAACCTTACCATTTTTAAGTTATGGGGGAAGCTCTCTATTAGTATATATGTTTTTGTTTGGTATCGTTGTTAATATCGAAAAGAATATGGAGCGAAATTTAAATTGA
- a CDS encoding UDP-N-acetylmuramate--L-alanine ligase produces MSLQKSKFHFIGIGGIGMCGLAEVLANMGMEVTGSDLVENANTERLKKKNIKIYIGHHESHLGNGDSKSEMNSEMKSDSEVDVVVYSSAVSANNPEMKEARARGIPVIPRAEALAEVMRSKRGIAIAGTHGKTTTTSMVSSIFLSANKNPTIVVGARFEKINSTALLGSGEWMIAEADESDGSFNKLTPEISIITNIDSDHMDYYKTFENLQKSFYDFALKIPFYGINIIYGDDQVTRTLFENFPKKIWYYGFSSQNDFWLQGEKGKYEIYYHNKKNSKHNLLGILELEIPGRHNALNALASLLVAYHCGLDLNQSLHALKNYKGVDRRFQFKGEYNSIKVYDDYGHHPTEVRAVLEGIREKFPENRIVTLFQPHRYSRTQSCWHEFLNCFYLTDVLILTDIYPAGEAPIPNISSKKLYDELKLDKKYYLAKDVDYIVSLDQILKPGDIFLTLGAGDSWKIGMSLISAHTN; encoded by the coding sequence ATGAGTTTACAAAAATCAAAGTTTCATTTCATAGGTATTGGTGGCATTGGTATGTGTGGGTTGGCAGAAGTATTAGCCAACATGGGAATGGAAGTCACAGGTAGTGATTTGGTTGAAAATGCAAATACCGAGAGATTGAAGAAAAAGAACATTAAGATTTACATTGGACATCATGAGTCTCATTTAGGAAATGGAGATTCCAAATCAGAAATGAATTCAGAAATGAAGTCTGACAGTGAAGTGGATGTTGTTGTCTACAGCTCTGCAGTTTCAGCAAATAATCCCGAAATGAAGGAGGCTCGGGCTCGAGGAATTCCTGTGATCCCTAGAGCCGAAGCTTTGGCTGAAGTGATGAGATCGAAAAGAGGCATTGCCATTGCTGGAACCCATGGGAAAACAACAACAACAAGCATGGTGTCTTCGATATTTCTTAGCGCGAACAAAAATCCAACCATTGTGGTGGGCGCTCGATTTGAAAAAATCAATTCCACTGCTTTGCTTGGAAGTGGTGAATGGATGATTGCGGAAGCTGACGAGAGTGATGGCAGTTTTAACAAGCTCACCCCAGAAATATCAATTATTACCAATATCGATTCCGATCATATGGATTATTATAAGACATTTGAGAATTTACAAAAATCATTTTATGATTTTGCATTAAAAATTCCCTTTTATGGAATCAATATTATTTATGGTGATGATCAGGTGACTCGAACCTTATTTGAAAACTTTCCTAAAAAGATTTGGTATTATGGCTTTAGTTCTCAGAATGATTTTTGGCTCCAAGGTGAAAAAGGCAAATACGAAATTTATTATCATAATAAAAAAAACAGTAAACATAACTTGCTAGGAATTTTGGAATTAGAAATTCCGGGACGCCATAACGCTTTAAATGCTCTCGCATCTTTATTGGTTGCCTACCATTGTGGGCTTGATTTAAATCAATCACTTCACGCTTTGAAGAATTACAAAGGTGTGGATCGACGATTTCAATTTAAGGGTGAATACAATTCGATTAAAGTTTATGATGATTATGGACATCATCCAACGGAAGTCAGGGCAGTTCTGGAAGGTATCAGAGAAAAATTTCCTGAGAATCGAATTGTAACCTTGTTTCAGCCGCATCGTTATTCAAGAACGCAAAGTTGTTGGCATGAGTTTTTGAACTGTTTCTATTTAACGGACGTTTTAATTTTAACTGATATCTATCCTGCAGGAGAGGCCCCCATCCCTAACATTAGCTCCAAAAAATTATATGATGAACTGAAGCTGGATAAGAAATATTATTTAGCAAAAGATGTGGATTATATTGTAAGTCTGGATCAAATCCTGAAACCAGGTGATATTTTTCTTACTTTGGGAGCTGGGGATAGCTGGAAGATTGGTATGTCATTAATCTCTGCTCACACCAATTAA
- a CDS encoding YeeE/YedE family protein produces the protein MDYKKYGFQILSALIVGFLFGLGLIFSGMTQPQKVISFLDILGNWDPSLMFVMLAAIPVHFLTFKLIVNKPSPLLDVKWHYPTNKEITKPLIFGSLLFGIGWGLGGYCPGPAMASLGSGALNVILFLISMTFGMWLFGRLNKKFHFKR, from the coding sequence ATGGATTATAAAAAATATGGATTTCAAATTTTATCGGCCTTGATTGTCGGGTTTCTTTTTGGGCTCGGGTTAATTTTTTCAGGGATGACTCAACCTCAAAAAGTGATTTCATTTTTAGATATCTTAGGAAATTGGGATCCCTCTTTGATGTTTGTGATGTTGGCGGCTATCCCAGTTCATTTTCTAACTTTTAAATTGATTGTGAATAAACCATCTCCTTTGTTGGATGTGAAATGGCATTATCCGACTAATAAAGAAATCACCAAGCCTTTGATTTTTGGAAGTCTGCTTTTTGGAATAGGTTGGGGTCTTGGCGGTTATTGCCCGGGGCCAGCAATGGCGTCTCTGGGATCAGGAGCTTTAAATGTTATTCTATTTCTGATTTCGATGACCTTTGGCATGTGGCTATTTGGTAGGCTGAATAAGAAGTTTCATTTTAAAAGATAA
- a CDS encoding linear amide C-N hydrolase, translated as MWKFNLFAVWKGISSQWVNEKSLVVETLCLNASMHVDLNPDGPALLNELQWVQYILDTSASVKEAISQSSKIDILPLYKKVHYFVCDQAECASFEYLNKNLVINRTQIKLSPQAVTNNL; from the coding sequence ATATGGAAGTTTAACTTATTCGCAGTTTGGAAAGGAATTTCCAGTCAGTGGGTTAACGAAAAAAGTTTAGTTGTAGAGACTTTATGTCTGAACGCTTCGATGCATGTTGATTTAAACCCTGATGGTCCAGCTCTCTTGAATGAGTTGCAGTGGGTTCAGTATATCCTGGATACGTCTGCTTCTGTTAAAGAGGCTATTTCTCAATCTTCAAAAATTGATATTCTCCCTTTATATAAGAAAGTTCATTATTTTGTTTGTGATCAGGCAGAGTGTGCTAGCTTCGAGTATTTAAACAAAAATCTAGTTATTAATCGAACTCAGATTAAATTATCTCCACAAGCTGTAACAAATAATCTCTAG